TAATAGTGATAGTGATGCTGATAATCCATTTTTATGGTTTCTCAAACTgagacgacgacgacgacgacgagtGTTCTTGTCAAAATCCACCaggaaactgactgactgactgtttAATTGTTCTTTCTCACTTTTCCAGTGAGAGGGCTATACTCAAACATGGAGTCGTGGAGGATGAGACAGTAGGCTGCCACGTTGGTGGGGGTATCTTTTGTAAATTTCATTACCACACGTATGTCCACAATGCCAGAGTTGAAGGTGTCAGGCTGTCGTGACGTATCTATGACAACGAGAGCTCCATGAACCTTgtaatcatttatactcatcaaTGGCGTAGGTACTGGTTTTCCATAATACGAGCGTTGGAAATTAGCATACGCATTGTATTGCAGAGCCATAAAATCCTTGGAAAAGTCTGTGTTGAATGAGTCATACGGATAGCATTGCGAGTTTAGATATACACTACAATTTTGCAGATTGACATGGTCGAATTTACACGATGCCTTCTTTTTGTCGGTCTTACGTTCTTGCTGCAAGCCTATAATGACATAGCGCGGCTTCTCTAGCATGGTGCTCGTCTTAATCGACCACACATGTTCATCGACGCCGGCGGGTAGTGAGGGGTACTCATACAGTTCCCAGGTGCGAAAAGCTATGGGTATGGGTATGTCGTTTTCAACATATTGCATTAAGCGCAATTTCTCTCTATCCGATACCTTCACAACCGGCATACGCCAAACTATGCGCGTAATCGTGACGTCAATCGGTGTAGAGTCCGCCGCTACAGTTGCGCAGTGTTCATTGGTGCTTGCCCTGTTCAATATCAATTCGTGCTTAGCGTTGACAATAACCTTTTTATAATCCTCAGCAAACCCCAATAGGTGAGACAGGGGTACGGTGTAGCTGAAGTCGTTCTTTTTATCCACAATCACTTTATGCTTGCCAATGTTCCAAGAAGAGCTTTCCAAAGAATGTTCCATGTCTGTCCCGTACGAAACTAGACCCTTCATTGTAGTAGTGATACCGCAGTTTTTAGTTCTATCAATTTCCACACCGTTCAACTCGTAACGCACATCTTGAAATAAAAACGCCATTGCATTGTTGATGATTTGCATGTCTTTTTCGAATTTGCCCTCAATCAGCAAGTAGCTTTCATGTGGGTATACAATAATATCCTGTCTATTGATGGCAATTCTCACCTCGTCATTGGTTTCGAACGAATTATTGTACGGGAGGTATGGATGAACCTCTATAGATTCAATAGTGTCATCCACAATGACCCTCTCGCCAATGTTTAACATTGCACTCGCTTCGGACATATTTTATAGCCCAATTGTTGTAAAAATTGAGCGTTAGATTTagtcaattttattatattcccGTTCCTTTGGGAAAAAGAAGTCGgctgtggtggtggtggtggtgacgGAGGTAGTAGTGTTGATGTGGGTTGAGGTGGCAGCGACGGTGGTAGTAATGTTACCTCGTTGGGAACTTGAACCCTACTAATATCATTAAAACCTACACCAAAGCTTTTATAGacaatcatattttatttttccacaGATATATGTGTTAGCCGCCTACTGCAGCTGCTGCTGCTGCTAGACTTTTCTAATGTGAAGTCTGAGTGAAATGTTTTCACCGGCAAAATTTACCAAATTGCCGCGTTCGTTCACTATGCGCACTTCGATTCTCTGTATGTTGCTCAATGAGCGCTTCAGCGGTAGGTAGATAATATTGGTGGGGCACTCGATAATCTGAAAGCCGGGCGGAACGTTTGGGGAGAATTCGTGAAGCACATGCGACGGCTTATTGTTGGTGAATGATCCTTCGACAATGTTGCACTCTATTCTTATAGAATTAGTGATGAGAATCTCTATAGGGCGATCGGACTCGTACGTAGATCCCGATTTGAGTATTCGCTTGGAGAAGCCGAAAAGTGGTGCGATGCTATTCGGTTTTGTGAAATCCACCCCAACATTGGTCGGTGTTGTAATGCTAACCTTGGACGTGTTGGTGTTTGCTTCAATGTCCACAATGCAATCGGGGTCTAGGGGGcagttttttaaaattttcctctttaaaaacttaataataTCGGTCAGCTCGTAAGCGCCCTCTTTTACGGCGATCGTCTTTGTGCCGTAGTGAAATAGATTATTGCTCTTGTCCACGTTAGGTATAGAGTTGAAAGTTTTAAAATAGATTAAAGCACACTCGTACGACGCGTCCTTGTCGAGCTCTAGCGCTGGTAAATAATCCGCGTACAACTCTGACTTGTGACCGTCCAAACTGATTGTGAACGAAGAGAACTGCGATGAAgcggatgatgatgatgatgacattgcACCGTCCACAGTTAAAACCTATATGATTGTGAGACATGTAGAAATGAGGTATTTATAGCAGTggtagagagagagagagagatggatggtaaacttacaaaaataacaaacacatACTTCATCATAATTAATCATTTAATGGTACATTAATTTAGCAGTATCGATTAAAAAATTCAAACACAAATGTCCACAGTTTTGCGCGTTGGACCTTTGAAAGCGtgtataattatacaaaatatgaaCTGGAGGCTTCTGTTGAggtgctgctgctgctgctgttgCTACTAAAAAAGCGTTGCGTGCCAACTCACTGAcgacaccaccaccaccaccggCAGCAACGTCAACGTCAACGGCTGCCGTTAACGGTGGCCGTGAACGTGAACGGGGGCCGTAAACGGGACCGTTAACGGGGCCGTTAACGGGGTCGTAAACGGGGCTGTAACGGTTGCCGCCGCCACCGCTGCTGTTCATGTATCGCACAAACTCTATTGGAGGTCTCAAATCACCATAACTGTCAAAGTAGACGCATTCGTTGCCCTTCTTCACGTACGCAGTCCAGTGAGTGCCTTCGTCGGTGTCCAAATTTAAAACGCCTGTTTCATTGATTCGTGGCCCAGTAGTCATTGGTAAGGTGTCTCTCATGAAGATACCTCTAAAAtggggtattttcatttttttcacaCACTTCATTATGTCAATATCCGTCAGAGGGCGCTTtggtaaatttagtttttttttttttttgataaggTGTCATATAGAGTCCCATGCCGGTTCTGTACGGTCTCAAATATAGACCTTTTCCAACAGTGGCGCTTTGATTCCTCTTCACcatttcgtaaatatttttcgCTGCCGTCGTCACACCCCTGCTAGTGTGCCAGTCGCCGCCAAAGCCCCCAACAAAGGTATCAGCGGTAGAAATCCCCCTCTTTTAGGTATGGGGATCACACGAGGTGTTTTAATTGTTTTACCCTTGACATACTTTCTCGCGGCTTGCACTGCTGCGTTGAGCAGAGTCTTGGAAGAAGGCGGTGTGGTGGCGGTGCGTCGCTGCTGCTGCTTCCTCCCACcacctcctcctcctcctccctTTATTCGTTTTTTCACAACATCGCGACTGTTTTTGATAACCCTCGAAAGGGGTAGTACACCCATACCGCGCTTCACCTTGTAATTCATGATTTTATTAACACCAAATGCGGCCAAACGCTCTGGGAAATTTTGCGTTTCACGCACGCGTCTCGCAGCAGCGTCTGCTAAAATCAAGTCGGCCTTATGACGTTCTTCTAAGGAGCGGTTTTGTCTGTATGCGATGTCGTGCTGTTTACAAGCTTCGTCCAGTCCGTTGACGCCTTTATCGCCGCGAGCTAATCGCTTGTCTAATTTAGTACCAGGCCCGCAGTAATTGTAGCCTGGGAGGTGAAGTTCAAATGgtagtttatttattaagttgttTAGCAATCCACGACCGCTTACTTTCTTGACTTTTCTCGGCATACTGACTCTGCGAGGGTGTTGCGTctacttaagtacctatatatattcttcttcttcttctctttACGAAGGAACTTTAATGTTTATCCACATGGCAGCGGAAACTACCCATCCAGCAATTGTAAGGACAATCGCACACGTCATCGTTTTCATCGTCCTCCTCCTCCTCCCCTTCcatcgtcgtcgtcgtcgtcgtcgttgtCGTCTCTGACGCCGACGATGATACCTCTTCATCGCCCTCGTCCAACGCATGACCACCTTTAAAAACACTCCCATGTGGTTTCTTCATACCAtgctcctcctcctcctcctcctccttctCCTCCGCAGATGTGCAGAATGTTACCTTTCGgttgcttttatttatttttttaattttagaaggATCAATGTATTCTGAATTGGtgctagtagtagtagtagtagtacacTCTGGACAATGCATGCGTATGAATCCTGGCAAATCAAGCGCTGAGTCTCGCTCCCAGTTTTTCACATGTtctttacaataaaaatattgttgtaCATCGGGATCATCTCTCAAATGTTTAGGTAGTATCTTTTCCCAGTAACGAATTTTATACTTGAGAAATTTTAAAAGAATTCTTTTATTCATATGCTTTAAATCCTCCAATGTGATATTCTCGCAGAGTTCATCTCCTTCCATCATTGACAATGGATTCATGCTGTTGCTGTGTGTAGAAATTGATTGATTAAAAAATAGGTATAAAACAAACGTCTGAACCTCAACGTAGATCAGAACAGAATGAAACTTAGAAAACAAAACACGTCTCTTAAAATACGCTCATGGGATTTCCACAACGTGAGCGGTATGCAGTCGAAACAGAAGAGTAAGCATGGTGCTTTGTTGCCTAATAGCATTCGCTGTCTCATAAGCGGACCGTCGGGATGTGGTAAAACAAACGTTTTACTCACACTATTGCTAGAACCGGATGGTTTAAAGTTTCTCAATGTGTATCTGTATTCCAAATCACTCGCACAACCAAAATATGTTTTCCTAAATGAAATACTCAGTAAGGTGGATGATTTATCGTTTTATACGTTTGACGATAAGAGTGATGTCATACCTCCAAATGAGGCTAGTGAAAATAGTGTGGTCATATTCGACGATGTCGCCTTACAGGACCAGGACACGATCCGTCAATACTTCGCCATGGGGCGTCACAGACAGTTGGACTGCTTTTATCTCTGCCAAACTTACAGCAAGATACCTAAACAGTTGGTGAGGGATAATGCCAATTTAATATTACTGTTTAAGCAGGACGACCTAAATTTACGTCATGCCTACAATGACCATGTCAACACAGACATGTCGTGGGAACAATTCAAAAAAGTTTGTGAAACATGTTGGAGTGAAAAGCATTCATTTCTAACTATTGATAAGGAGAAAGAAACGGACAAGGGTCGATATCGCAAATGTTTCGATTATGCTATAATAGTGTAAGTGAATTTGTGATGTGTATATATATGTTAGtcgtattattgtttttaattcattttcaaatatgtCGTCTGAGGGTGCAGATCGTCCGTTTGGAGACAAacaattaaaaagaaaattattaaaatctgTAGATTCTGTCAAGAAAAAATTGAAATTGCTTCAATCGAACCAAGCTCAGCTGTCCACTTCACTCGAAGAAACATTTCAACCCATTACAAAGCCTCTCAATGTTTTAATATCAGAGACGAGAAATGTCAAGAAGAAGAGCAGCAGCGTTGACAACCCTGATACCAACACACCACCACAACCACTGCCTATTAAGCGGGAAAAATCAACATTGTCCACGGTGGTAAAGGAGAAGCAGAGAAAGAATATTCGAAAAAAATAGAACAGCTGTTTGAAAAGGACGACGATGAAGAGGATAATTTGAGCAGCGTTCCCCCTAACACCACCCCCAATAAAGAGGTGATGATGGATCGGGAGGATGAGCagtctgatgatgatgatgatgaagtcgGATATGAAAGCAGTGTTGATGACCCACCAATGTATGAAACCCCGAAAACGAAACGGAAATCGCAATCGCCACTGATTAAAAAGGTCGCTGCCGGGGTCAAGATACCATTCGGCGCCTACACCAAATCTGGACAGTTATTTATCGGGAACAGCCCCATAACTCTGTCCCATGATGATAAATCTTTCACCGTTCAAGGAGTATCTTATTCTCTCACACCTGGTTTAAGGgaattgttatttaaaaaaacaatggATCATAAACTGATCACTGCCAATGACACCACTCACTATGCTCAGATTGTGGATATGACGCACGCGCATCGGCGAGGCTTCTTAGCATCGGAGCAAATACAGGGTGACAGGAGTGACAAATATAATAGGTATATCAAACCTTTTGTCATGAAACAGAATAGATTGGCTAAAGTGGGCGGACGTCTCAAAGCGTCAAAAGCCTTAATTAGACCCCTCGAAACGAAACAGTACTATTCTGACACTGACATCGTTTACTGGAACGATCCCAATGAGCTTGTAGATCGCCTGCGTTTACTTATCGCATCACAGAGTGCCGGTAATACAAATCATACTAACGAAATAAACGCTATTCGGGAGGAGCTTATGGAAGCTGGGATcattataaagtaaataaaaccaGAACACTCGGTGTAATTTTCTCATTTTCATCATGCCAATCAACAAGTTCGGTCAGTACTTGCAAAAAGGTGGTCACGAATCGTTTTCAATCTCTGAAAACGTATTGGGTAGTAGTAGTAGAAGTGGTGACAGCATCGATTGCGGTGAGAAAAGACTCATCAACCTATCGCCTGGCAAAGATTTGGAAGACGCTACTACTTTATTTCAATTGCAGCGGGaggtgaataaaataaatatagtaatTACAAATAATCATAAATTCACCAATCTATTAATACCTAGAGTTATAGCAATCGAAGAATCGCTGGGAATAAAACCTCCAGGTCAATATACTCCACACGCTGTGACCACTGACGGTgcaactactactactactactactactaccagACCCATAACAGCTCATACAGCGGTTTCCACAATCACCCCCGCTACTGGCAGCAGAGTACCTAAACCATCTAAACCATCTAAACCATCTCTACCACCCATTGGTTACGAGACAGCAGCAGCAGCATTtggtaaaactaaaaaaaggccACGGGAAACGGAACACTACAACAACGATACATTACCAATACCAGGTGAATTTGTGGAGAtagaaaacattatctcaccatcggcaccaccaccaccacccatTGGTAGCAAGGGGGAGGAGGAGGACGAGGGATACTACCACGTTGAGATACCTATACCAGTGGAGATTGAAAACAGTAACAAACCGACATCTCTTCCAACACCGCCTGCGCCACTACAACCCTCGATTGAAGCAGCAGCTAGTGAGGTGGATTACATCTTGGACGAGGACTACATTAGCGCAGTTGATTCTAGTTCAAGTAAAAAAGCGCGCATATTGTAAATATGAGTAAAGCCGATGTCGTCAAGGAAATACATAAAAACGCTAGAAAAAATTTCGCACGAAGGCGTTTCATACAGAGAGGGTTGGATGATACTTGGCAGATCGATCTTATCGATTTGCAAAAATACTCGAGAGATAACGGTggatataaatacatattggtgTGTATAGACACATTCTCAAAGTATTTATGGCTACAACCGCTAAAGTCTAAAAATAAAAGCGATGTTTCAAATGCCATGAAGCGAATTCTGAGCGGTAAAAGACATCCTAAGAATCTACAATCAGACTCTGGCAAGGAATTCTATAATACTGATTTTCACAATCTCATGACTAAAAACAACATAAATCACTACTCCACTTACACCGTCATGAAAGCTTCAATCGCCGAGCgtgtaataaaaacaataaaacattGGATGTGGCAGTCGTTCAGCTTTAATGGATCATATAATTGGACAAGACTTATAGAGGATCTCGCAGAGCGGTACAATAAAAAGATTCACTCCACCATTGGCATGTCGCCGGCGAATGTAAACAAAAGGAACTCTAAAGAACTACTTCGCACggtttataatcatattaaaattaaaccGTCTGCTAAATATAAAGTGGGTGATTATGTGAGGATAAGCAAGTACAA
This Leguminivora glycinivorella isolate SPB_JAAS2020 chromosome 24, LegGlyc_1.1, whole genome shotgun sequence DNA region includes the following protein-coding sequences:
- the LOC125238959 gene encoding uncharacterized protein LOC125238959; this encodes MSEASAMLNIGERVIVDDTIESIEVHPYLPYNNSFETNDEVRIAINRQDIIVYPHESYLLIEGKFEKDMQIINNAMAFLFQDVRYELNGVEIDRTKNCGITTTMKGLVSYGTDMEHSLESSSWNIGKHKVIVDKKNDFSYTVPLSHLLGFAEDYKKVIVNAKHELILNRASTNEHCATVAADSTPIDVTITRIVWRMPVVKVSDREKLRLMQYVENDIPIPIAFRTWELYEYPSLPAGVDEHVWSIKTSTMLEKPRYVIIGLQQERKTDKKKASCKFDHVNLQNCSVYLNSQCYPYDSFNTDFSKDFMALQYNAYANFQRSYYGKPVPTPLMSINDYKVHGALVVIDTSRQPDTFNSGIVDIRVVMKFTKDTPTNVAAYCLILHDSMFEYSPLTGKVRKNN